One region of Eleutherodactylus coqui strain aEleCoq1 chromosome 5, aEleCoq1.hap1, whole genome shotgun sequence genomic DNA includes:
- the MMAB gene encoding corrinoid adenosyltransferase MMAB isoform X1 yields MTVWAPRYSGPLFQNEVNTSPLRPAEAVTWQHIVSGAAKTKASSGPLNMKGNRKRKCKVRGGCGVAGRQSEGCNSKKLGRNKQNMKRLMREEIMKTSRDRSRSRDRKHERSWDHSQDPSWDCPRVRKKERRRGGDKIPINVHVLIEMVKQSPALWDQADPGHSDRVVTRGIWESIFQALVPEWDEFSRKEKGLYEKQIQTRWRSLRDRFMRELAEERKLPSSSMVPKRKTYAYMESLAFLRKAAEQRQSSTNVRESDSESPPYEPEPEESATTAAEESDVPPPGPSHPSFTELPLEMETLHYQTVQGSRRGGKAVRKSRREVADFADNVLTMLSNMQKQQVSYREEQKDQLWQIEQRQQWDNEDGDLLFLKSLLPSLREMSPRWKAECKVALMTVMARFTNSSTNSSFYDPSVMAPSPAHTSTLSPPAENKPEKIPKIYTKTGDKGFSSTYTGERRPKDNLVFEALGTTDELTSAIGLAREFCLDANLQCVGELEKIQCMLQDIGSNIATPLSSARESHKANTSFNEESIQELEQWIDRYTVQLPPLTSFILPSGGKASASLHVARAVCRRAERVTFKLLQTGEADPNVGKYLNRLSDYLFTLARYAAKAEGRSETIYTRMYP; encoded by the exons GAAACAGGAAAAGGAAGTGCAAGGTGAGGGGAGGGTGTGGGGTCGCTGGGAGACAGTCAGAGGGGTGTAATTCGAAGAAACTGGGAAGAAATAAGCAGAATATGAAGAGACTGATGAGAGAAGAAATcatgaagaccagcagggaccgcAGCCGCAGCAGGGACCGCAAGCACGAGCGCAGCTGG GACCACAGCCAGGACCCGAGCTGGGACTGCCCCCGG GTCCGCAAAAAGGAGCGCCGGAGGGGCGGCGATAAGATCCCCATCAATGTTCATGTCCTGATTGAAATGGTGAAACAGAGCCCTGCCCTTTGGGATCAGGCCGACCCGGGACACTCCGACCGTGTTGTCACCCGTGGCATATGGGAATCCATCTTCCAGGCGCTGGTCCCAGAGTGGGACGAATTCTCTCGGAAGGAGAAGGGCCTCTATG AAAAGcaaatacagacaagatggcgaTCCCTCCGGGACCGTTTCATGCGGGAGCTGGCGGAGGAGAGGAAGCTCCCCAGCAGTTCTATGGTCCCTAAAAGGAAGACCTATGCTTATATGGAAAGCCTTGCATTCCTGAGGAAGGCCGCGGAGCAAAGGCA GTCTTCCACCAATGTGAGGGAGTCTGACTCGGAGTCTCCTCCATACGAACCAGAGCCTGAAGAATCGGCCACCACTGCTGCTGAGGAGAGCGACGTTCCTCCCCCAGGTCCATCCCACCCATCCTTCACGGAACTACCTCTGGAGATGGAGACGCTCCACTACCAGACTGTTCAGGGATCGAGACGAGGAGGTAAAGCAGTCAGGAAGAGCAGAAGAGAAGTGGCCGACTTTGCCGATAATGTCCTCACCATGCTATCCAACATGCAGAAGCAACAGGTCTCCTACCGGGAAGAACAGAAGGACCAGCTGTGGCAGATAGAGCAGAGACAGCAGTGGGACAATGAGGATGGCGATCTGCTGTTCCTCAAGAGCCTCCTCCCCTCCCTCAGAGAAATGTCACCTCGGTGGAAGGCAGAATGTAAAGTGGCCTTGATGACGGTGATGGCAAGATTTACAAATTCCAGCACTAACTCGTCATTCTATGACCCTTCAGTAATGGCCCCCAGTCCTGCCCATACTTCCACCCTCAG CCCTCCGGCAGAAAATAAACCAGAAAAGATCCCAAAGATCTACACAAAAACAGGCGATAAAG GCTTCTCAAGTACATACACGGGAGAGCGGAGACCGAAAGATAACCTCGTGTTTGAAGCATTGGGGACTACCGACGAGCTGACCTCTGCCATAGG GTTGGCCAGAGAATTCTGTCTAGATGCAAATCTCCAATGTGTGGGGGAACTAGAGAAG ATACAATGTATGCTGCAAGACATTGGCTCAAATATTGCAACGCCCCTATCCTCGGCCAGAGAAAGCCATAAAG CGAATACATCATTTAATGAAGAGTCTATCCAGGAGCTGGAGCAATGGATTGATCGATACACGGTTCAGCTTCCTCCACTGACCAGCTTTATTCTGCCG TCTGGTGGGAAGGCCAGTGCATCGCTACATGTGGCCCGAGCAGTGTGCCGGAGAGCAGAGAGAGT AACATTCAAGCTGCTGCAAACGGGCGAAGCAGATCCAAATGTTGGGAAATACTTGAACAG GTTGAGCGACTACCTTTTCACACTGGCAAGATATGCAGCCAAGGCAGAAGGCAGGTCTGAGACCATCTACACGCGAATGTACCCATGA
- the MMAB gene encoding corrinoid adenosyltransferase MMAB isoform X2 — protein sequence MHARDLLPHTFTMMIALPMVQAASTPYWGHRKHPPEVGNRKRKCKVRGGCGVAGRQSEGCNSKKLGRNKQNMKRLMREEIMKTSRDRSRSRDRKHERSWDHSQDPSWDCPRVRKKERRRGGDKIPINVHVLIEMVKQSPALWDQADPGHSDRVVTRGIWESIFQALVPEWDEFSRKEKGLYEKQIQTRWRSLRDRFMRELAEERKLPSSSMVPKRKTYAYMESLAFLRKAAEQRQSSTNVRESDSESPPYEPEPEESATTAAEESDVPPPGPSHPSFTELPLEMETLHYQTVQGSRRGGKAVRKSRREVADFADNVLTMLSNMQKQQVSYREEQKDQLWQIEQRQQWDNEDGDLLFLKSLLPSLREMSPRWKAECKVALMTVMARFTNSSTNSSFYDPSVMAPSPAHTSTLSPPAENKPEKIPKIYTKTGDKGFSSTYTGERRPKDNLVFEALGTTDELTSAIGLAREFCLDANLQCVGELEKIQCMLQDIGSNIATPLSSARESHKANTSFNEESIQELEQWIDRYTVQLPPLTSFILPSGGKASASLHVARAVCRRAERVTFKLLQTGEADPNVGKYLNRLSDYLFTLARYAAKAEGRSETIYTRMYP from the exons GAAACAGGAAAAGGAAGTGCAAGGTGAGGGGAGGGTGTGGGGTCGCTGGGAGACAGTCAGAGGGGTGTAATTCGAAGAAACTGGGAAGAAATAAGCAGAATATGAAGAGACTGATGAGAGAAGAAATcatgaagaccagcagggaccgcAGCCGCAGCAGGGACCGCAAGCACGAGCGCAGCTGG GACCACAGCCAGGACCCGAGCTGGGACTGCCCCCGG GTCCGCAAAAAGGAGCGCCGGAGGGGCGGCGATAAGATCCCCATCAATGTTCATGTCCTGATTGAAATGGTGAAACAGAGCCCTGCCCTTTGGGATCAGGCCGACCCGGGACACTCCGACCGTGTTGTCACCCGTGGCATATGGGAATCCATCTTCCAGGCGCTGGTCCCAGAGTGGGACGAATTCTCTCGGAAGGAGAAGGGCCTCTATG AAAAGcaaatacagacaagatggcgaTCCCTCCGGGACCGTTTCATGCGGGAGCTGGCGGAGGAGAGGAAGCTCCCCAGCAGTTCTATGGTCCCTAAAAGGAAGACCTATGCTTATATGGAAAGCCTTGCATTCCTGAGGAAGGCCGCGGAGCAAAGGCA GTCTTCCACCAATGTGAGGGAGTCTGACTCGGAGTCTCCTCCATACGAACCAGAGCCTGAAGAATCGGCCACCACTGCTGCTGAGGAGAGCGACGTTCCTCCCCCAGGTCCATCCCACCCATCCTTCACGGAACTACCTCTGGAGATGGAGACGCTCCACTACCAGACTGTTCAGGGATCGAGACGAGGAGGTAAAGCAGTCAGGAAGAGCAGAAGAGAAGTGGCCGACTTTGCCGATAATGTCCTCACCATGCTATCCAACATGCAGAAGCAACAGGTCTCCTACCGGGAAGAACAGAAGGACCAGCTGTGGCAGATAGAGCAGAGACAGCAGTGGGACAATGAGGATGGCGATCTGCTGTTCCTCAAGAGCCTCCTCCCCTCCCTCAGAGAAATGTCACCTCGGTGGAAGGCAGAATGTAAAGTGGCCTTGATGACGGTGATGGCAAGATTTACAAATTCCAGCACTAACTCGTCATTCTATGACCCTTCAGTAATGGCCCCCAGTCCTGCCCATACTTCCACCCTCAG CCCTCCGGCAGAAAATAAACCAGAAAAGATCCCAAAGATCTACACAAAAACAGGCGATAAAG GCTTCTCAAGTACATACACGGGAGAGCGGAGACCGAAAGATAACCTCGTGTTTGAAGCATTGGGGACTACCGACGAGCTGACCTCTGCCATAGG GTTGGCCAGAGAATTCTGTCTAGATGCAAATCTCCAATGTGTGGGGGAACTAGAGAAG ATACAATGTATGCTGCAAGACATTGGCTCAAATATTGCAACGCCCCTATCCTCGGCCAGAGAAAGCCATAAAG CGAATACATCATTTAATGAAGAGTCTATCCAGGAGCTGGAGCAATGGATTGATCGATACACGGTTCAGCTTCCTCCACTGACCAGCTTTATTCTGCCG TCTGGTGGGAAGGCCAGTGCATCGCTACATGTGGCCCGAGCAGTGTGCCGGAGAGCAGAGAGAGT AACATTCAAGCTGCTGCAAACGGGCGAAGCAGATCCAAATGTTGGGAAATACTTGAACAG GTTGAGCGACTACCTTTTCACACTGGCAAGATATGCAGCCAAGGCAGAAGGCAGGTCTGAGACCATCTACACGCGAATGTACCCATGA
- the LOC136627014 gene encoding aldehyde dehydrogenase family 3 member B2-like → MQAAAKHMTPVSLVLGGKNPCYVDKSCDLSVAAHRIAWARFINAGQNSLAPEYVLCHLDIRDSLIHELEMSIHEFYGKNPQDSQHYGRMASLDQYRRVKNFLSCGQVVLGGQTVERERYIAPTVLIDVKESDPIMKQEILGPVLPILTVESLEEAIQFINKGDRPLAVYVYSNSPQVISEVMHNTSSGSFCSNDSMVQSLYTRLPCGGIGNSGVGQYGGKFSFDAFSHSRACLLRNTAIECVTYLRYPPYAEKQLRLMQWATSISRTSNWCRIL, encoded by the exons ATGCAAGCAGCAGCCAAACATATGACACCTGTCTCTTTGGTCCTTGGAGGAAAAAACCCTTGCTATGTGGACAAGTCATGTGATCTTTCGGTGGCTGCTCACAGAATCGCATGGGCTCGGTTTATTAATGCAGGCCAAAATTCCTTGGCTCCAGAGTACGTTCTGTGCCACCTGGATATCCGAGATTCTCTGATCCATGAGTTGGAAATGTCCATCCACGAATTCTATGGGAAAAATCCACAAGATTCCCAGCACTATGGGCGCATGGCAAGTCTGGATCAATACAGAAGAGTCAAGAACTTTCTATCCTGTGGTCAGGTGGTCCTCGGAGGTCAGACTGTTGAGCGTGAGCGCTATATTG CACCAACAGTTCTGATTGATGTAAAAGAATCGGATCCTATTATGAAACAAGAAATTCTTGGACCGGTCCTCCCCATCTTGACAGTAGAATCTTTGGAAGAGGCAATCCAATTCATCAACAAGGGAGATCGGCCTTTAGCTGTGTACGTCTACTCGAACAGCCCACAG GTCATCTCCGAAGTTATGCACAACACCTCCAGCGGGAGCTTCTGTTCCAATGACAGTATGGTCCAAAGCCTGTACACCAGACTGCCCTGTGGTGGTATAG GTAACAGTGGTGTAGGACAATATGGTGGGAAGTTCAGCTTTGACGCTTTTTCTCACAGTCGTGCCTGTCTACTACGTAATACCGCCATTGAGTGTGTCACTTACCTGCGCTATCCTCCATATGCTGAGAAGCAACTTCGTCTCATGCAGTGGGCCACATCCATCTCCAGAACCAGCAACTGGTGCCGTATATTGTAA
- the MMAB gene encoding corrinoid adenosyltransferase MMAB isoform X3 has protein sequence MKRLMREEIMKTSRDRSRSRDRKHERSWDHSQDPSWDCPRVRKKERRRGGDKIPINVHVLIEMVKQSPALWDQADPGHSDRVVTRGIWESIFQALVPEWDEFSRKEKGLYEKQIQTRWRSLRDRFMRELAEERKLPSSSMVPKRKTYAYMESLAFLRKAAEQRQSSTNVRESDSESPPYEPEPEESATTAAEESDVPPPGPSHPSFTELPLEMETLHYQTVQGSRRGGKAVRKSRREVADFADNVLTMLSNMQKQQVSYREEQKDQLWQIEQRQQWDNEDGDLLFLKSLLPSLREMSPRWKAECKVALMTVMARFTNSSTNSSFYDPSVMAPSPAHTSTLSPPAENKPEKIPKIYTKTGDKGFSSTYTGERRPKDNLVFEALGTTDELTSAIGLAREFCLDANLQCVGELEKIQCMLQDIGSNIATPLSSARESHKANTSFNEESIQELEQWIDRYTVQLPPLTSFILPSGGKASASLHVARAVCRRAERVTFKLLQTGEADPNVGKYLNRLSDYLFTLARYAAKAEGRSETIYTRMYP, from the exons ATGAAGAGACTGATGAGAGAAGAAATcatgaagaccagcagggaccgcAGCCGCAGCAGGGACCGCAAGCACGAGCGCAGCTGG GACCACAGCCAGGACCCGAGCTGGGACTGCCCCCGG GTCCGCAAAAAGGAGCGCCGGAGGGGCGGCGATAAGATCCCCATCAATGTTCATGTCCTGATTGAAATGGTGAAACAGAGCCCTGCCCTTTGGGATCAGGCCGACCCGGGACACTCCGACCGTGTTGTCACCCGTGGCATATGGGAATCCATCTTCCAGGCGCTGGTCCCAGAGTGGGACGAATTCTCTCGGAAGGAGAAGGGCCTCTATG AAAAGcaaatacagacaagatggcgaTCCCTCCGGGACCGTTTCATGCGGGAGCTGGCGGAGGAGAGGAAGCTCCCCAGCAGTTCTATGGTCCCTAAAAGGAAGACCTATGCTTATATGGAAAGCCTTGCATTCCTGAGGAAGGCCGCGGAGCAAAGGCA GTCTTCCACCAATGTGAGGGAGTCTGACTCGGAGTCTCCTCCATACGAACCAGAGCCTGAAGAATCGGCCACCACTGCTGCTGAGGAGAGCGACGTTCCTCCCCCAGGTCCATCCCACCCATCCTTCACGGAACTACCTCTGGAGATGGAGACGCTCCACTACCAGACTGTTCAGGGATCGAGACGAGGAGGTAAAGCAGTCAGGAAGAGCAGAAGAGAAGTGGCCGACTTTGCCGATAATGTCCTCACCATGCTATCCAACATGCAGAAGCAACAGGTCTCCTACCGGGAAGAACAGAAGGACCAGCTGTGGCAGATAGAGCAGAGACAGCAGTGGGACAATGAGGATGGCGATCTGCTGTTCCTCAAGAGCCTCCTCCCCTCCCTCAGAGAAATGTCACCTCGGTGGAAGGCAGAATGTAAAGTGGCCTTGATGACGGTGATGGCAAGATTTACAAATTCCAGCACTAACTCGTCATTCTATGACCCTTCAGTAATGGCCCCCAGTCCTGCCCATACTTCCACCCTCAG CCCTCCGGCAGAAAATAAACCAGAAAAGATCCCAAAGATCTACACAAAAACAGGCGATAAAG GCTTCTCAAGTACATACACGGGAGAGCGGAGACCGAAAGATAACCTCGTGTTTGAAGCATTGGGGACTACCGACGAGCTGACCTCTGCCATAGG GTTGGCCAGAGAATTCTGTCTAGATGCAAATCTCCAATGTGTGGGGGAACTAGAGAAG ATACAATGTATGCTGCAAGACATTGGCTCAAATATTGCAACGCCCCTATCCTCGGCCAGAGAAAGCCATAAAG CGAATACATCATTTAATGAAGAGTCTATCCAGGAGCTGGAGCAATGGATTGATCGATACACGGTTCAGCTTCCTCCACTGACCAGCTTTATTCTGCCG TCTGGTGGGAAGGCCAGTGCATCGCTACATGTGGCCCGAGCAGTGTGCCGGAGAGCAGAGAGAGT AACATTCAAGCTGCTGCAAACGGGCGAAGCAGATCCAAATGTTGGGAAATACTTGAACAG GTTGAGCGACTACCTTTTCACACTGGCAAGATATGCAGCCAAGGCAGAAGGCAGGTCTGAGACCATCTACACGCGAATGTACCCATGA